One Chitinophagaceae bacterium C216 genomic window carries:
- the gatC gene encoding Glutamyl-tRNA(Gln) amidotransferase subunit C, giving the protein MEVNESLIDKLAHLSKLTFTEQEKKDIATDLQNMIGFVEKLKELNLADVEPLMHMSDEVNVLRDDEIKGSISREEALSNAPETDGRFFLVPKVIKK; this is encoded by the coding sequence ATGGAAGTAAATGAATCTTTAATCGATAAATTAGCGCATCTTTCCAAACTCACATTTACCGAGCAGGAAAAAAAAGACATCGCAACTGATTTGCAAAATATGATTGGGTTCGTGGAAAAACTCAAAGAATTGAACTTAGCTGATGTAGAACCTTTAATGCATATGAGCGATGAAGTTAACGTGTTGCGCGATGACGAAATTAAAGGTTCCATTAGCAGGGAGGAGGCGCTGAGTAATGCACCCGAAACTGATGGCCGATTCTTCTTAGTACCGAAAGTGATTAAGAAGTAA
- the ribF gene encoding Bifunctional riboflavin kinase/FMN adenylyltransferase — protein sequence MKIHYDIDKLPLFRNAVITIGTFDGVHEGHKKIITQLTKTAREADGESVIITFHPHPRKIVTSSILGIRLINTLEEKIELLDKLGVDHLIVTPFTDAFANQEPEDYLKNFLIDKFHPHTIIIGYDHCFGKNRRGNYKLLEAFKDVYHYQLKEIPKHILEDIGISSTKIREAILNGNTSITNQLLGYDFFFEGEVVHGDKLGRELGYPTANLKVVNEEKIIPGDGIYAVYGSLKNDDNSYGPRIKGMMSIGFRPTVDGQKRVIEVNLFDFNEDIYGRTLRVYVKKFLRSEEKFETLDALVKKINEDKEESLKVL from the coding sequence ATGAAAATCCATTACGATATTGATAAACTGCCCCTATTCAGAAATGCCGTAATTACCATCGGCACTTTTGACGGCGTGCACGAGGGGCACAAAAAGATTATTACTCAGCTAACCAAAACAGCACGTGAAGCTGACGGGGAGTCTGTCATCATCACGTTTCACCCACATCCCAGAAAAATTGTCACTTCATCCATACTAGGAATAAGACTGATTAATACACTAGAGGAAAAGATTGAATTGCTGGACAAATTGGGCGTGGATCACCTCATTGTAACGCCCTTCACCGATGCGTTTGCCAACCAGGAGCCTGAAGATTATCTGAAAAACTTTCTGATAGACAAATTTCACCCACACACCATCATTATAGGATACGACCATTGCTTTGGTAAAAACCGCCGGGGCAATTATAAATTATTAGAAGCCTTTAAAGATGTCTATCATTATCAATTAAAAGAAATTCCCAAACACATTCTGGAAGATATCGGCATTAGTTCCACAAAAATTCGCGAAGCAATCCTAAATGGCAATACTTCCATTACCAACCAACTTTTGGGATATGATTTCTTCTTTGAAGGAGAAGTGGTACATGGCGATAAATTAGGCCGGGAGCTGGGTTATCCCACCGCCAATCTCAAAGTAGTGAATGAAGAAAAAATTATTCCTGGTGATGGCATCTATGCCGTATACGGCTCGCTAAAGAACGATGACAACAGTTATGGACCACGAATAAAAGGTATGATGAGCATCGGTTTCCGGCCCACGGTAGACGGACAAAAAAGGGTTATAGAAGTCAATCTGTTTGACTTCAATGAAGATATTTACGGTCGTACGTTGCGCGTATATGTAAAAAAATTCCTGCGATCCGAAGAAAAATTTGAAACATTAGACGCACTAGTCAAAAAAATCAATGAGGATAAGGAGGAAAGTTTAAAAGTTTTGTAA